A genome region from Camelina sativa cultivar DH55 chromosome 10, Cs, whole genome shotgun sequence includes the following:
- the LOC109124613 gene encoding RNA-binding KH domain-containing protein PEPPER — protein MAAVADSVDNNGAINLPENEIIMPAGISATTLLDENASGFPELNQPNSLAVTETTAPDTNDSAEERWPGWPGECVFRMIVPVTKVGAIIGRKGDFIKKMCEETRARIKVLDGPLTTPDRIVLISGKEEPEAYMSPAMDAVLRVFRRVSGLPDNDDDDVQTAGSAFSSVRLLVASTQAINLIGKQGSMIKSIVENSGASVRILSEEETPFYAAQDERIVDLQGEALKILKALEAIVGHLRKFLVDHTVVPLFEKQYLARVSQTRQEEPLADNKSSLHNISSNVMEPDFSLLARREPSFLERESRMESRVQPSGVSMYSQDPVLSARHSPGLARVSAAFVTQVSQTMQIPFSYAEDIIGVEGANIAYIRRRSGATITIQESPHPDQITVEIKGTSSQVQTAEQLVQEFISNHKEPVSVSGGYGRIDTGYVPAYPPQLGNRQEPLSSSYLGTEPVQYRPTAYSQLAGLSTYTPSLSGQTYSTEYRPASDIGGYSNYNL, from the exons ATGGCCGCCGTCGCAGATTCCGTCGACAACAACGGTGCTATAAACCTCCCTGAGAATGAAATCATTATGCCGGCTGGAATCAGTGCCACCACATTGCTTGACGAAAACGCAAGCGGCTTCCCTGAATTGAACCAGCCAAATAGCTTAGCTGTTACCGAGACTACTGCTCCCGATACGAACGATTCCGCGGAGGAGAGATGGCCAGGTTGGCCTGGCGAATGCGTGTTCCGTATGATCGTTCCGGTGACTAAAGTTGGAGCTATCATTGGACGCAAAGGTGACTTTATCAAGAAGATGTGTGAGGAGACTCGTGCTCGTATCAAAGTCCTTGATGGTCCTCTTACCACTCCCGATCGCATC GTGTTAATATCTGGTAAGGAAGAGCCAGAGGCATACATGTCCCCTGCAATGGATGCAGTCTTGAGGGTGTTTAGACGAGTTTCAGGGTTAcctgataatgatgatgatgatgttcaaaCCGCTGGGAGTGCCTTCTCTTCCGTGCGTTTGTTAGTTGCATCTACTCAGGCGATTAATTTAATTGGCAAACAAGGATCTATGATTAAATCCATTGTTGAGAACTCTGGTGCATCTGTTCGTATTTTATCTGAAG AGGAAACACCGTTTTATGCTGCGCAAGATGAGAGGATAGTGGATTTGCAGGGTGAAGCTTTGAAAATCCTTAAAGCATTAGAAGCCATTGTTGGACACCTAAGGAAATTTCTAGTCGACCATACTGTTGTTCCTCTCTTCGAAAAGCAA taTCTAGCTAGAGTCTCTCAAACTCGTCAGGAAGAGCCGTTAGCTGACAACAAGTCATCTCTGCATAATATTTCTTCAAATGTAATGGAGCCTGATTTCTCCCTCTTAGCACGGAGGGAACCTTCGTTCCTGGAGCGCGAGTCTCGAATGGAGTCACGTGTTCAGCCTTCGGGAGTTTCTATGTACAGTCAGGATCCTGTATTGTCCGCCAGACACTCTCCTGGTCTTGCTCGGGTTTCTGCTGCTTTTGTCACACAG GTATCTCAAACGATGCAAATACCATTCTCCTATGCGGAGGATATAATTGGTGTAGAAGGAGCTAATATAGCCTACATCCGTCGAAGAAGCGGAGCTACCATAACCATTCAAGAGAGTCCACATCCTGATCAAATCACAGTGGAAATCAAAGGCACATCCTCCCAAGTACAAACTGCTGAGCAACTAGTTCAA GAGTTCATCAGCAATCACAAGGAACCAGTTTCGGTTTCAGGGGGATATGGCAGAATCGACACTGGCTATGTACCTGCATATCCTCCTCAGCTGGGCAACCGTCAAGAGCCACTCTCCAGTAGCTACCTGGGCACAGAGCCGGTGCAATACAGACCAACAGCATACTCTCAGCTGGCAGGTCTTTCAACTTACACGCCGTCTCTCTCTGGCCAAACTTATAGTACGGAATATAGACCAGCTTCTGATATTGGTGGCTACAGCAATTATAATCTTTGA